The proteins below come from a single Papaver somniferum cultivar HN1 chromosome 11, ASM357369v1, whole genome shotgun sequence genomic window:
- the LOC113322368 gene encoding probable methylenetetrahydrofolate reductase yields the protein MKVIEKIQEAALNDKVVFSFEFFPPKTDDGVENLFERMDRMVSHNPSFCDITWGAGGSTADLTLDIANRMQNQICVETMMHLTCTNMPVESIDQALNSIKGNGIQNVLALRGDPPHGQDKFVAVEGGFACALDLVRHIKKNYGDFFGITVAGYPEAHPEVIGEDGVASPEAYQKDLAYLKEKVDAGAEVIVTQLFYDTDNFLKFVNDCRQIGIACPIVPGIMPINNYKGFVRMTGFCKTRIPAEIMAALEPIKDNEEAVKAYGIHLGTEMCKKILASGIKTLHLYTLNMDKTALAILQNLGLIEESKISRTLPWKRPTNVFRVKEDVRPIFWANRPKSYISRTRGWEQYPQGRWGDSRSPAYGALTDHQFLRPRSKDKKLQEEWAVPLTSVEDINEKFSKLCLGKLKTSPWSELDGLQPESKIIGEQLGGINSKGFLTINSQPAVNGVKSDSPAVGWGGPGGYVYQKAYLEFFCSKDRLSSLVEKCKAFPSLTYIAVNKAGETLSNVSPADVNAVTWGVFPAKEIIQPTVVDPTSFVVWKDEAFEIWTRGWARMYPEGDSSRTVLESVQSNYFLVSLVDNDYINGDLFGVFKDL from the exons ATGAAGGTAATTGAGAAGATCCAAGAAGCTGCTTTAAATGACAAAGTAGTTTTCTCATTCgagtttttcccaccaaaaactgatGATGGAGTTGAGAATCTTTTCGAACGTATGGATCGTATGGTTTCTCATAATCCTTCCTTCTGTGATATTACATGGGGTGCTGGTGGTTCTACTGCTGATCTCACTCTCGACATTGCCAATCGTATGCAAAACCAG ATCTGTGTTGAAACAATGATGCATTTAACATGTacaaatatgccagtggagagcaTTGATCAAGCTTTGAATTCAATTAAGGGTAATGGAATTCAGAATGTTTTGGCTTTAAGAGGAGATCCTCCTCATGGTCAAGATAAGTTTGTTGCTGTTGAGGGTGGATTTGCTTGTGCTCTCGATCTg GTGAGGCATATTAAAAAGAATTATGGTGATTTTTTTGGAATCACTGTTGCTGGTTACCCAG AGGCACATCCGGAAGTGATTGGAGAGGATGGTGTGGCATCTCCTGAAGCTTACCAGAAGGATCTTGCttatttgaaagaaaag GTTGATGCTGGAGCAGAAGTCATTGTCACTCAACTGTTCTATGATACCGATAACTTCTTGAAGTTTGTTAATGACTGTCGGCAAATTGGAATTGCTTGTCCTATTGTACCAGGAATTATGCCTATCAACAACTATAAGGGTTTTGTGCGCATGACTGGCTTTTGCAAAACTAGG ATACCAGCTGAGATTATGGCTGCTCTAGAACCTATTAAAGACAACGAAGAAGCAGTCAAAGCCTACGGAATCCACCTTGGTACAGAAATGTGCAAGAAAATCTTAGCTAGCGGTATCAAAACATTGCATCTTTATACACTAAACATGGACAAAACAGCATTGGCCATATTACAG AATCTTGGTCTTATCGAAGAATCCAAGATCTCGAGGACACTGCCATGGAAACGGCCAACTAATGTCTTCCGTGTTAAAGAAGATGTCCGACCAATTTTCTG GGCTAATCGTCCAAAAAGCTACATATCAAGGACTAGAGGATGGGAGCAATACCCCCAAGGTCGATGGGGCGATTCTCGCAGCCCCGCTTATGGTGCGCTGACTGACCATCAG TTTTTGCGACCGCGTTCAAAAGACAAGAAGCTTCAGGAAGAGTGGGCTGTGCCATTGACATCTGTTGAAGACATTAATGAG AAATTTTCAAAACTATGCCTGGGGAAACTTAAAACCAGTCCTTGGTCAGAATTGGATGGACTTCAGCCAGAGTCAAAGATCATAGGTGAACAGTTGGGAGGCATTAATTCAAAGGGGTTCCTTACCATCAATAGCCAACCTGCAGTCAATGGGGTGAAATCTGATTCACCTGCTGTCG GGTGGGGTGGACCCGGTGGATACGTTTACCAGAAGGCCTACCTTGAGTTCTTCTGCTCTAAGGACAGATTGAGTTCACTGGTTGAAAAATGCAAGGCCTTCCCATCTCTCACCTACATTGCTGTGAACAAAGCTGGAGAAACCTTGTCTAATGTGTCCCCTGCTGATGTGAACGCGGTGACATGGGGAGTCTTTCCAGCAAAGGAAATCATCCAACCAACTGTTGTGGACCCTACTAGCTTTGTTGTGTGGAAGGATGAGGCTTTTGAGATCTGGACAAGGGGATGGGCACGTATGTATCCTGAAGGGGATTCTTCAAGGACTGTACTGGAGTCG GTGCAAAGCAATTATTTCTTGGTCAGTTTGGTTGATAATGACTATATCAACGGAGATTTGTTCGGCGTTTTCAAGGATCTATGA